The Mycolicibacterium smegmatis genome has a window encoding:
- a CDS encoding arylamine N-acetyltransferase family protein: MAMDLGGYLARIGLDGRPRPDLGTLHAIVAAHNRSIPFENLDPLLGIPVADLSAEALSAKLVDRRRGGYCYEHNGLLGYVLEELGFDVERLSGRVVWMRADDAPLPAQTHNVLSVAVPGADGRYLVDVGFGGQTLTSPIRLEAGPVQQTRHEPYRLTRHGDHHTLAAQIRGEWQPLYTFTTEPRPRIDLEVGSWYVSTHPRSHFVTGLTVAVVTDDARYNLRGRNLAVHRAGATERIRFDSAAQVLDAIVDRFGIDLGDLAGRDVRARVAEVLDT, encoded by the coding sequence ATGGCGATGGACCTCGGCGGATATCTCGCGCGGATCGGCCTCGACGGGCGGCCGCGTCCCGATCTCGGCACATTGCACGCGATCGTCGCGGCCCACAACCGCTCGATCCCGTTCGAGAACCTCGATCCGCTGCTCGGCATCCCGGTGGCCGACCTGAGTGCCGAGGCCCTGTCCGCCAAGCTCGTGGACCGCCGCCGCGGCGGGTACTGCTACGAACACAACGGCCTGCTCGGCTACGTACTGGAGGAACTGGGCTTCGACGTCGAGCGCCTGTCCGGGCGGGTGGTGTGGATGCGGGCCGACGACGCACCACTGCCCGCCCAGACCCACAACGTGCTGTCGGTCGCGGTGCCGGGCGCCGATGGCCGGTACCTGGTCGACGTGGGCTTCGGCGGACAGACGCTGACCTCGCCGATCCGGCTTGAGGCCGGCCCGGTGCAGCAGACCCGCCACGAGCCCTACCGGCTCACCCGGCACGGTGACCACCACACGCTGGCGGCCCAGATCCGCGGTGAGTGGCAACCGCTGTACACGTTCACCACCGAGCCGCGGCCGCGCATCGACCTCGAGGTCGGAAGCTGGTACGTCTCAACACATCCGAGGTCACACTTCGTCACCGGGCTCACGGTCGCGGTGGTCACCGACGACGCGCGGTACAACCTGCGGGGACGCAACCTGGCGGTCCACCGGGCCGGTGCGACCGAGCGCATCCGGTTCGACAGCGCGGCACAGGTGCTCGACGCCATCGTCGACCGGTTCGGCATCGACCTCGGCGATCTGGCCGGCCGTGACGTCCGTGCACGTGTCGCCGAGGTGCTCGACACCTGA
- a CDS encoding alpha/beta hydrolase: protein MAKPLLTASAEVLNAVNAVKPFGRKGYSTVVAFAFGWPTSENGPLITTVSALDALRRAVRGDYRTTPGRISLLLKAVAWALLYIVHRRNRTSRRFFEEPLRSALGADYAVARRARRPGGVIRTSWTRHRYATTTVRYGPHRANLADIWMRPDLPRDGKAPVLLQVPGGAWMIGMRRPQSYPLMSHLAEQGWICVSIGYRISPKHSWPDHIVDVKQALAWVKANIADFGGDPESVCITGGSAGGHLTALAALTPNDPKWQPGFEDADTSVVAAVPVYGRYDWYSTTGPGRTEFMEILERLIVKRPLDGNAELYRDASPIMLVRPDAPPFFVLHGTNDSLIPVVEGRDFVAALREVSNSPVVYAEIPHAQHAFDFFGSPHGHFTADAVEKFLNWVLAERGVAQNR from the coding sequence ATGGCTAAACCGCTGCTCACCGCGTCGGCGGAGGTGCTCAACGCCGTCAACGCCGTGAAACCGTTCGGCCGCAAAGGCTATTCGACGGTGGTGGCGTTCGCGTTCGGCTGGCCCACCTCCGAGAACGGACCGCTGATAACGACCGTTTCGGCGCTCGACGCGCTCCGCCGCGCGGTGCGCGGTGACTACCGTACGACGCCGGGGCGGATCTCGTTGCTTCTCAAGGCCGTCGCGTGGGCCCTGTTGTACATCGTGCACCGCCGCAACCGCACGTCGCGCCGGTTCTTCGAGGAACCGCTGCGCTCGGCGCTGGGCGCCGACTACGCGGTGGCCCGCCGTGCCCGCCGCCCCGGCGGCGTCATCCGCACATCGTGGACCCGGCACCGCTACGCGACCACGACCGTGCGGTACGGCCCGCACCGCGCCAACCTGGCTGACATCTGGATGCGGCCCGACCTGCCCCGCGACGGGAAGGCGCCGGTGCTGCTGCAGGTGCCCGGTGGCGCGTGGATGATCGGGATGCGCAGGCCTCAGTCGTACCCGCTCATGAGCCATCTCGCCGAGCAGGGCTGGATCTGTGTGTCGATCGGCTACCGGATCAGCCCGAAGCACAGCTGGCCCGATCACATCGTCGACGTCAAGCAGGCGCTGGCATGGGTGAAGGCCAACATCGCCGACTTCGGTGGCGATCCCGAATCCGTCTGCATCACCGGCGGTTCGGCGGGTGGGCACCTCACGGCGCTGGCCGCGCTGACCCCGAACGACCCCAAGTGGCAGCCGGGTTTCGAGGACGCCGACACCTCCGTGGTGGCCGCGGTCCCGGTGTACGGCCGCTACGACTGGTACAGCACCACCGGCCCCGGCCGTACCGAGTTCATGGAGATCCTGGAGCGGCTCATCGTCAAGCGCCCGCTCGACGGCAATGCCGAGTTGTACCGCGACGCGTCACCGATCATGCTCGTGCGCCCCGATGCGCCGCCGTTCTTCGTGCTGCACGGCACCAACGACTCGTTGATCCCGGTGGTCGAGGGACGCGACTTCGTCGCCGCGCTGCGGGAGGTGTCGAACTCCCCCGTGGTCTACGCCGAGATTCCGCACGCCCAGCACGCTTTCGACTTCTTCGGCTCGCCGCACGGGCATTTCACTGCCGATGCGGTCGAGAAGTTCCTCAACTGGGTGCTCGCCGAACGCGGTGTGGCACAGAACCGCTAA
- a CDS encoding aldehyde dehydrogenase: protein MTQTASAATAATTNWDKLFIGGQWVEPSSSEIIEVFSPATGEKVGQAPLATKADVDAACAAARKAFDEGPWPRMTPQEREAVLAKATALIEESADEFKTLLKLETGQPQTIVDMMQYGAAMSTLQFYASAADKFAWKDIRDGIYGQTLVLKEPVGVVGAVVAWNVPFFLAANKLGPALLAGCTIVLKPAAETPLTTNLMAQKFLEAGLPEGVLSVVPGGPETGRALTDNPALDKFTFTGSSAVGKEIGKIAAEKLKPCTLELGGKSAAIILEDADLDSTLPMLLFSGLMNSGQACVGQTRILAPRSRYDEVVEKVAAGVAAMQVGVPDDPAAMVGPLISEKQRERVEGYIKKGIEEGARLVTGGGRPEGLDSGWFVQPTVFADVDNSMTIAQEEIFGPVLVVIPFEDEDDAVRIANDSVYGLAGSVYTTDHAKGVEIASKVRTGTYGINMYAFDPGAPFGGYKNSGIGRECGPEGIAGYCESKSVLLPFGYTPE from the coding sequence ATGACACAGACTGCATCGGCCGCGACCGCGGCCACGACGAACTGGGACAAGCTGTTCATCGGCGGCCAGTGGGTCGAGCCTTCGTCGTCGGAGATCATCGAGGTCTTCTCGCCCGCGACCGGCGAGAAGGTCGGTCAGGCGCCGCTGGCGACCAAGGCCGACGTCGACGCCGCGTGCGCCGCGGCGCGCAAGGCGTTCGACGAGGGGCCGTGGCCGCGGATGACGCCGCAGGAGCGCGAGGCCGTGCTGGCCAAGGCGACCGCGCTGATCGAGGAGAGCGCCGACGAGTTCAAGACGCTGCTCAAGCTCGAGACCGGCCAGCCGCAGACCATCGTCGACATGATGCAGTACGGCGCGGCGATGTCGACGCTGCAGTTCTACGCCTCGGCGGCCGACAAGTTCGCGTGGAAGGACATCCGCGACGGCATCTACGGCCAGACACTGGTGCTCAAGGAGCCCGTCGGCGTCGTCGGCGCCGTCGTCGCCTGGAACGTGCCGTTCTTCCTGGCGGCCAACAAGCTGGGCCCGGCGCTGCTCGCGGGCTGCACGATCGTGCTCAAGCCGGCCGCCGAGACACCGCTGACCACCAACCTCATGGCACAGAAGTTCCTCGAGGCCGGCCTGCCCGAGGGTGTGCTGTCGGTGGTGCCCGGCGGCCCGGAGACCGGCCGCGCGCTGACCGACAACCCGGCGCTCGACAAGTTCACGTTCACGGGCTCGAGCGCAGTGGGCAAGGAGATCGGCAAGATCGCCGCCGAGAAGCTCAAGCCGTGCACGCTGGAACTGGGCGGCAAATCCGCGGCGATCATCCTCGAGGACGCCGACCTGGACTCGACGCTGCCGATGCTGCTGTTCTCGGGTCTGATGAACTCCGGGCAGGCATGTGTCGGCCAGACCCGCATCCTGGCACCGCGCTCGCGTTACGACGAGGTCGTGGAGAAGGTCGCCGCGGGTGTCGCCGCGATGCAGGTCGGCGTGCCCGATGACCCGGCGGCGATGGTGGGTCCGCTGATCAGCGAGAAGCAGCGCGAACGCGTCGAGGGCTACATCAAGAAGGGCATCGAGGAGGGCGCGCGTCTGGTGACCGGCGGCGGTCGTCCCGAGGGCCTGGATTCCGGCTGGTTCGTGCAGCCCACGGTGTTCGCCGACGTCGACAACTCGATGACCATCGCGCAGGAGGAGATCTTCGGGCCCGTGCTCGTGGTGATCCCCTTCGAGGACGAGGACGACGCCGTGCGCATCGCCAACGACTCGGTGTACGGCCTGGCCGGTTCGGTGTACACCACCGATCACGCCAAGGGCGTCGAGATCGCGTCGAAGGTCCGCACGGGCACCTACGGCATCAACATGTACGCATTCGATCCGGGCGCCCCGTTCGGCGGCTACAAGAACTCCGGCATCGGCCGCGAGTGCGGGCCCGAGGGCATCGCGGGTTACTGCGAGTCCAAGAGCGTGCTGCTGCCGTTCGGGTACACCCCCGAATAA
- a CDS encoding dihydrofolate reductase family protein, whose product MKTVYYTASSLDGYIVDENQSLDWLTSRDITPDGPFGYEQFIETIGVLVMGASTYEWVVEHGDWSYDQPAWVLTHRPEIAAESHPMQVFSGDVAELHPKLVAAAGGKDVWVVGGGDVAAQFVAADLIDEIIVSYAPCTLGVGSRVLPMRSEWVLDDCARNGDFVCARWKRPVLHT is encoded by the coding sequence GTGAAGACCGTCTACTACACCGCTTCGAGCCTCGACGGCTACATCGTCGACGAGAACCAGAGTCTCGACTGGCTCACGTCACGCGACATCACACCCGACGGACCGTTCGGCTACGAACAGTTCATCGAGACCATCGGTGTGCTCGTCATGGGTGCGAGCACCTACGAGTGGGTGGTCGAACACGGCGACTGGTCCTATGACCAGCCCGCCTGGGTGCTCACCCACCGCCCCGAGATCGCCGCCGAGAGTCATCCCATGCAGGTGTTCTCCGGCGACGTCGCCGAACTGCACCCGAAACTCGTCGCGGCCGCGGGCGGTAAGGATGTGTGGGTGGTGGGCGGCGGCGACGTCGCCGCGCAGTTCGTCGCGGCCGACCTGATCGACGAGATCATCGTCAGCTATGCACCGTGCACGCTCGGCGTGGGTTCGCGGGTGCTGCCGATGCGTTCGGAGTGGGTGCTCGACGACTGTGCCCGCAACGGCGACTTCGTGTGCGCGCGCTGGAAGCGCCCGGTCCTGCACACCTAG
- the fadD12 gene encoding acyl-CoA ligase FadD12 encodes MGLLDRVTDPLLNTVGMVTTMRRAGLIAPLRPDKYLRIVAAMARENMSVTSGFASAAQRCPDRPGLVDELGTLTWREIDQQADALAAGLQALSGGAPRVLGIMARNHRGFVLSLIAANRIGADVLLLNTSFAGPALAEVVSREKVDAVIYDEEFTDTVDRALAGAPEAPTRIVAWTDTAAHDVTVAALTEKFAGRQPQRAGQKSKVILLTSGTTGTPKGAKHSGGGPEILKAILDRTPWRAEEPVVIVAPMFHAWGFSQLAFAASMACTIITRRKFDPEATLELVDRHRATGLCVVPVMFDRIMELPEDVLNRYDGRSLRFAAASGSRMRPDVVIAFMDRFGDVIYNNYNATEAGMIATATPADLRAAPDTAGKPAEGTEIRILDADLRDVPTGEVGTIYVRNSTQFDGYTSGTTKDFHEGFMRSGDVGRLDDAGRLFVVGRDDEMIVSGGENVYPIEVEKVLTTHPAVAEAAVIGVDDEQFGQRLAAFVVLSGDATVDDLKSHVRDNLANYKVPRDITILDELPRNSTGKIARRELQEKVNG; translated from the coding sequence ATGGGACTTCTCGACCGGGTCACCGACCCGTTGCTCAACACCGTCGGAATGGTCACCACCATGCGCCGCGCCGGGCTGATCGCGCCGCTGCGCCCCGACAAGTACCTGCGCATCGTCGCCGCGATGGCGCGCGAGAACATGAGCGTCACATCGGGTTTCGCGAGCGCCGCGCAGCGCTGTCCCGACCGCCCGGGCCTGGTCGACGAACTCGGCACGCTCACCTGGCGCGAGATCGACCAGCAGGCCGACGCGCTCGCGGCAGGTCTGCAGGCGCTTTCCGGCGGCGCGCCGAGGGTGCTGGGCATCATGGCCCGCAACCATCGCGGGTTCGTGTTGTCGCTGATCGCGGCCAACCGTATCGGTGCCGACGTCCTACTGCTCAACACCTCGTTCGCCGGACCGGCGCTGGCCGAGGTGGTGAGCCGCGAGAAGGTCGATGCCGTCATCTACGACGAGGAGTTCACCGACACCGTCGACCGCGCGCTCGCGGGGGCTCCCGAAGCGCCCACCCGCATCGTGGCGTGGACCGACACCGCAGCACACGACGTCACGGTCGCCGCGCTCACCGAGAAGTTCGCAGGCAGGCAACCGCAACGGGCCGGCCAGAAGAGCAAGGTGATCCTGCTGACGTCGGGAACCACCGGAACTCCCAAGGGCGCCAAGCATTCCGGCGGCGGACCCGAGATCCTCAAGGCCATCCTGGACCGCACACCGTGGCGTGCCGAGGAACCGGTGGTGATCGTCGCGCCGATGTTCCACGCCTGGGGCTTCTCGCAACTGGCGTTCGCGGCATCGATGGCGTGCACCATCATCACGCGCCGCAAGTTCGACCCGGAAGCCACGCTCGAACTCGTCGACCGCCACCGCGCCACGGGGCTGTGTGTGGTGCCGGTGATGTTCGACCGCATCATGGAACTGCCCGAGGACGTGCTCAACCGCTACGACGGACGTTCGCTGCGGTTCGCGGCAGCATCTGGATCGCGGATGCGCCCCGACGTCGTCATCGCGTTCATGGACCGCTTCGGCGACGTCATCTACAACAACTACAACGCCACCGAGGCCGGCATGATCGCCACCGCCACACCGGCCGATCTGCGCGCCGCACCCGACACCGCGGGTAAACCCGCCGAGGGCACCGAGATCCGGATCCTCGACGCCGACCTGCGCGACGTCCCGACGGGTGAGGTGGGCACGATCTACGTGCGCAACTCGACGCAGTTCGACGGCTACACCTCGGGCACCACCAAGGATTTCCACGAGGGCTTCATGCGTTCCGGCGACGTGGGGCGCCTCGACGACGCGGGCCGGTTGTTCGTCGTCGGCCGCGACGACGAGATGATCGTCTCCGGTGGCGAGAACGTCTACCCCATCGAAGTCGAGAAGGTGCTCACCACGCACCCGGCGGTCGCCGAGGCCGCCGTGATCGGCGTGGACGACGAGCAGTTCGGTCAGCGACTCGCGGCGTTCGTGGTGCTGTCCGGCGACGCGACCGTCGACGACCTGAAATCGCATGTCCGCGACAACCTCGCGAATTACAAAGTGCCGCGCGACATCACGATCCTCGACGAGCTTCCCCGCAACAGCACCGGAAAGATCGCGCGCCGGGAGCTGCAGGAGAAGGTGAATGGCTAA
- a CDS encoding glycosyltransferase family 4 protein, translating into MSARPESAPHVRRVLLLCWRDTGHPQGGGSEAYVQRIGAYLAGRGVDVTLRTARYPGSARTEVVDGVRISRGGGPYTVYIWAGLAMVLARIGLGPLRRARPDVVIDTQNGLPFLARLAFGRRVAVLVHHCHRELWPVAGPVMGRIGWFVESWLSPRLHRRNQYVTVSLPSARDLNELGVDSQRIAVVRNGLDEAPATTLKLPRSETPRLVVLSRLVPHKQIEDALEAVAQLRTEMPDVHLDILGDGWWRERLVEHAELLGITDAVTFHGHVDEDTKHRVLQRSWVHVLPSRKEGWGLAVTEAAQHAVPTIGYRSSGGLTDSVVDGVTGLLVDDRDGLVAGLRQLVSDPVLRTQLGTKAQTRSDEFSWAQSADAMCTVLESVRAGRYLSGLV; encoded by the coding sequence ATGTCTGCCCGGCCCGAGTCTGCTCCGCACGTGCGGCGAGTGCTGCTGCTGTGCTGGCGCGACACCGGCCACCCGCAGGGCGGCGGCAGCGAGGCGTACGTGCAGCGCATCGGCGCATACCTGGCAGGCCGCGGTGTCGACGTCACGCTGCGCACGGCGCGCTATCCCGGTTCGGCGCGCACCGAGGTGGTCGACGGCGTGCGCATCAGCCGTGGTGGCGGGCCCTACACCGTCTACATCTGGGCCGGTCTGGCGATGGTGCTCGCGCGCATAGGGCTGGGGCCGCTGCGCCGCGCGCGGCCCGACGTGGTGATCGACACCCAGAACGGGTTGCCGTTCCTCGCGCGGCTCGCGTTCGGCCGGCGCGTCGCGGTGCTCGTGCACCACTGCCACCGCGAGTTGTGGCCCGTCGCCGGTCCTGTCATGGGTCGTATCGGCTGGTTCGTGGAGTCGTGGCTGTCGCCGCGGCTGCACCGGCGCAACCAGTACGTCACGGTGTCACTGCCGTCGGCCCGTGACCTCAATGAACTCGGTGTCGATTCACAGCGGATCGCGGTGGTGCGCAACGGACTCGACGAGGCACCCGCGACCACCCTGAAGCTGCCCCGCTCGGAGACCCCGCGCCTGGTGGTGTTGTCACGGCTGGTGCCGCACAAACAGATCGAGGATGCGCTGGAAGCCGTCGCGCAACTGCGCACCGAGATGCCTGATGTGCACCTGGACATCCTCGGCGACGGCTGGTGGCGGGAACGCCTGGTCGAACACGCCGAACTGCTGGGCATCACCGACGCGGTGACCTTCCACGGTCACGTCGACGAGGACACCAAACATCGTGTACTGCAACGCAGTTGGGTGCACGTGCTGCCGTCGCGCAAGGAAGGCTGGGGCCTGGCGGTCACCGAGGCAGCGCAGCACGCCGTGCCCACCATCGGCTACCGCTCGTCGGGCGGACTGACGGACTCTGTCGTCGACGGGGTCACCGGCCTGCTCGTCGACGACCGCGACGGGCTGGTCGCGGGGTTGCGCCAGTTGGTGTCCGATCCCGTGCTGCGCACGCAACTGGGCACCAAGGCGCAGACCCGCAGCGACGAGTTCTCGTGGGCGCAGAGCGCCGACGCCATGTGCACGGTGCTGGAGTCGGTCCGCGCGGGTCGATACCTCAGCGGCCTGGTCTGA
- a CDS encoding class I SAM-dependent methyltransferase, with the protein MNPTDRFAGRATLRRSVRLLSQFRFEQSEPARFYGALADDTVAMVADLWTGVTGDSPAGRTVLDVGGGPGYFASAFEQAGMRYVGVEPDPREMHAGPAGEPGAGVFVRASGMALPFADSSVDICLSSNVAEHVRNPWRLGNEMLRVTRPGGLAVLSYTVWLGPFGGHEMGLTHYLGGARAAERYTRRHGHRPKNDYGSSLFAVSAADGLQWARSTGALVAAFPRYHPRWAWWMTSIPGFREFAVSNLVLVLSRR; encoded by the coding sequence GTGAATCCCACCGACCGCTTCGCCGGCCGGGCGACGCTCCGCCGGTCGGTGCGCCTGCTGTCCCAGTTCCGCTTCGAGCAGTCCGAACCGGCCCGGTTCTACGGCGCCCTGGCCGACGACACGGTCGCCATGGTCGCCGACCTCTGGACCGGCGTGACGGGTGATTCCCCCGCAGGTCGCACGGTGCTCGACGTGGGCGGCGGACCCGGTTACTTCGCGTCGGCGTTCGAGCAGGCCGGTATGCGCTATGTGGGCGTCGAACCCGATCCGCGCGAGATGCACGCAGGTCCGGCGGGTGAACCGGGCGCCGGGGTGTTCGTCCGGGCGTCCGGCATGGCGTTGCCGTTCGCCGACTCCAGCGTCGACATCTGCCTGTCGTCGAACGTCGCCGAGCATGTGCGCAACCCGTGGCGACTGGGCAACGAGATGCTGCGGGTGACCCGTCCCGGCGGGCTCGCGGTGCTGTCGTACACCGTGTGGCTGGGGCCGTTCGGCGGTCACGAGATGGGCCTGACGCACTATCTCGGCGGCGCACGGGCCGCCGAACGCTACACGCGCAGGCACGGTCACCGGCCGAAGAATGACTACGGATCGTCGTTGTTCGCGGTGTCGGCGGCCGACGGCTTGCAGTGGGCGCGCTCCACGGGCGCACTGGTGGCCGCATTCCCCCGCTACCACCCACGATGGGCCTGGTGGATGACCTCGATACCGGGTTTCCGCGAATTCGCGGTGAGCAACCTGGTGCTGGTTCTGTCGCGCCGGTAA
- a CDS encoding AraC family transcriptional regulator, which produces MEPNGRDRLRELLDAVVDSENDGVGDMARNSYASEFHFSREVRRLTGEPPAALRRRIMLERAAWRLRQGAGVAEVAAAEGWSSPEVFSRAFRRAFGVPPSRAADVGFRLPAPNGVHFHPPQSLWCDDGAGAAGPDIAQFMLVHDIADTAYLIEQASVLTERQWREGVSPGQTVLDWDGPEPSVAAVLAAIVWTKQVWLATIEGRDFPSRDTTCNASPRELAVHHDTVGNRWTTVISEYSTAGRLGDTVIDALCDPPESFQLYGIVAHVLTYSAHRRGLARAMLSRHGIDTHRGDPLEWMRRD; this is translated from the coding sequence GTGGAACCGAACGGGCGCGACCGGCTGCGTGAACTGCTCGACGCCGTCGTCGACTCCGAGAACGACGGTGTCGGCGACATGGCGCGCAACAGCTACGCCTCGGAGTTCCACTTCTCGCGCGAGGTGCGCAGGCTCACCGGCGAACCACCCGCCGCGCTGCGGCGGCGCATCATGCTCGAACGCGCGGCGTGGCGGCTGCGCCAGGGTGCGGGCGTCGCGGAAGTCGCTGCCGCAGAGGGATGGTCGTCACCGGAGGTGTTCTCCCGCGCATTCCGCCGCGCCTTCGGCGTGCCGCCGTCGCGCGCGGCGGACGTCGGGTTCCGGTTGCCCGCTCCCAACGGTGTGCACTTCCATCCGCCGCAGTCGCTGTGGTGCGACGACGGAGCGGGCGCAGCTGGGCCCGACATCGCGCAGTTCATGCTCGTGCACGACATCGCCGATACGGCCTATCTCATCGAACAGGCGTCCGTGCTCACGGAAAGGCAGTGGCGCGAAGGGGTTTCACCGGGGCAGACGGTGCTCGACTGGGACGGTCCCGAACCGAGCGTCGCCGCGGTCCTCGCGGCGATCGTGTGGACCAAGCAGGTGTGGCTGGCGACCATCGAGGGCCGCGACTTCCCGTCGCGGGACACCACGTGCAACGCCTCGCCCCGGGAATTGGCGGTGCACCACGACACGGTCGGGAACCGTTGGACCACGGTGATATCGGAGTACTCGACGGCCGGACGGCTCGGTGACACGGTGATCGACGCGCTGTGCGACCCGCCGGAGTCGTTTCAGCTGTACGGCATCGTCGCGCACGTGCTCACCTACTCGGCGCACCGGCGCGGGCTGGCGCGTGCGATGCTCTCGCGTCACGGAATCGACACCCACCGTGGTGATCCGCTGGAATGGATGAGAAGGGACTGA
- a CDS encoding zinc-dependent alcohol dehydrogenase family protein, giving the protein MRRWEMDGIGRDLLQLREVAIPQPAHGEILVRVSAVALNHRDKMVTENGRGLQLAYPFTPGSDLAGTVAALGDGAQRFAVGDRVISNFVPEWLDGVRPGDARTLPYRTLGGHHPGVLAEYVAFPEDWFVRAPATLGDAEAATLPCSGLTAWFALVERGRVRAGETVLVEGTGGVALFALAIAKIHGAEVIVSASAGNLARARELGADHVIDRRREDWADAVLTLTADRGVDHVLEIVGGSHLAQAVQVSAIGGQIHQIGALEGFEISTPVMPLMLKGITVNGIGTGHRRALEDLVRAVDAAGLKPVIDTRYRFEDLQGALDHLDRGPFGKLVLET; this is encoded by the coding sequence ATGAGACGTTGGGAAATGGACGGTATCGGGCGCGATCTGCTCCAGCTGCGGGAGGTCGCGATCCCCCAGCCGGCACACGGCGAGATCCTGGTGCGGGTCTCGGCCGTGGCCCTCAACCATCGCGACAAGATGGTGACCGAGAACGGCCGAGGGCTGCAGCTCGCCTATCCGTTCACACCGGGCTCCGATCTCGCCGGAACCGTGGCGGCGCTCGGCGACGGCGCACAGCGGTTCGCCGTCGGCGACCGGGTGATCTCGAACTTCGTCCCCGAGTGGCTCGACGGTGTGCGACCGGGGGACGCCCGCACCTTGCCCTACCGGACCCTGGGCGGACACCATCCCGGCGTGCTCGCCGAATACGTGGCCTTCCCCGAGGACTGGTTCGTGCGCGCGCCCGCCACGCTCGGTGATGCCGAGGCGGCCACACTGCCCTGTTCGGGCCTCACGGCGTGGTTCGCGCTGGTCGAGCGCGGCCGTGTGCGCGCAGGAGAGACGGTTCTGGTCGAAGGCACCGGAGGCGTAGCGCTTTTCGCGCTCGCCATCGCCAAGATCCACGGCGCCGAGGTGATCGTCTCGGCCAGTGCGGGCAACCTCGCCCGCGCGCGGGAACTGGGCGCCGACCACGTCATCGACAGGCGGCGCGAGGACTGGGCCGACGCGGTCCTGACGCTCACGGCTGACCGAGGTGTGGACCACGTGCTCGAGATCGTCGGCGGCAGCCACCTGGCGCAGGCCGTACAGGTGAGCGCCATCGGCGGGCAGATCCACCAGATCGGTGCGCTGGAAGGCTTCGAGATCTCGACCCCGGTGATGCCGTTGATGCTCAAGGGCATCACGGTCAACGGCATCGGGACCGGGCACCGGCGCGCGCTCGAAGACTTGGTGCGTGCGGTCGACGCGGCGGGACTCAAGCCCGTGATCGACACGCGGTACCGCTTCGAGGATCTGCAGGGCGCACTCGACCATCTCGACCGCGGCCCGTTCGGCAAGCTCGTCCTGGAAACTTAG
- a CDS encoding 1-acyl-sn-glycerol-3-phosphate acyltransferase: MAATDTDQGEITKWDPGLTEKVMGWLRPLIKGYHRAEVHGLDTFPNGGALVVSNHSGGLFPMDVPVFATGFYEKFGYDRPVYTLSHDMLMTGPTADFFKKTGFIRANHENADEALRSGGVVVVFPGGDYDVYRPTLAANKIDFGGRTGYVRAALNAGVPIVPMVGVGGQETQLFLSRGTAVAKALGPIARLARTKIVPVSFGFPFGLSAVLPLNVPLPSKIVMKTLPPIDITAEFGEDPDIDEVDAHVRHVMQQALDELAEQRRFPVIG; encoded by the coding sequence GTGGCCGCTACCGATACCGACCAAGGTGAGATCACCAAGTGGGATCCCGGCCTCACCGAGAAGGTCATGGGCTGGCTGCGCCCGCTGATCAAGGGGTATCACCGGGCCGAGGTGCACGGCCTCGACACGTTCCCCAACGGCGGGGCCCTGGTGGTCTCGAACCACTCCGGCGGGCTGTTCCCCATGGATGTGCCGGTGTTCGCGACAGGCTTCTACGAGAAGTTCGGCTACGACCGCCCCGTGTACACGCTGAGCCACGACATGCTCATGACCGGCCCGACCGCGGACTTCTTCAAGAAGACGGGCTTCATCCGGGCCAACCACGAGAACGCCGACGAGGCGCTGCGCTCCGGCGGCGTCGTCGTCGTGTTCCCGGGTGGCGACTACGACGTGTACCGCCCCACGCTGGCGGCCAACAAGATCGATTTCGGCGGACGCACCGGGTATGTGCGGGCCGCACTCAACGCCGGCGTCCCGATCGTCCCCATGGTCGGTGTGGGTGGCCAGGAGACCCAGCTGTTCCTGTCGCGCGGCACCGCGGTGGCCAAGGCCCTGGGCCCGATCGCGCGGCTGGCGCGTACCAAGATCGTGCCGGTGTCGTTCGGATTCCCGTTCGGGCTGTCGGCCGTGCTGCCGCTCAACGTGCCGTTGCCGTCGAAGATCGTGATGAAGACACTGCCGCCCATCGACATCACCGCAGAGTTCGGTGAGGACCCCGACATCGACGAGGTCGACGCGCACGTACGCCACGTCATGCAGCAGGCCCTCGACGAACTCGCCGAGCAGCGGCGCTTCCCGGTGATCGGCTGA